A region of Prosthecobacter fusiformis DNA encodes the following proteins:
- a CDS encoding DUF4350 domain-containing protein, which translates to MRLEDLTVALRPRQPWEAVDLGCTLVRRDYGRILLLWMITVVPVWAVLAVLLWEHPLWFGSIVWWLKPLYDRLPLYHLSRAAFGARPTLKETLRAWPGLWSRFLLSALIFRRLSFIRSFALPVWMLEGQRGKAVGKRLTALATDGGSSGAMLTWVFVKLEIAVWLGLGVLVSTFGPASGLPEWNEFFLNPEAMMETSKSQFWFSNLLYLGAVTMMEPFYVGGGFGLYLNSRIKIEGWDIELTFRRLAARLRPVMTAVILACGLLGALVGNAQEGEPKEEVKTALEEILAKPEFKEHTRTQRVWVPEEVDLGDGPTIGAGAGYVLGYLFYGVVILVVAVLLFLAVRWLVLNQHLFGFARRVKRVAEPAGPRVVMGMDIASESLPDDITAAARAAWAAGRLREALSLLYRGALSRLVEQQRLPIRDSDTEDDCLMKVADLGDAPVTEFFRALTMIWVRAAYAGEEAREGEFENLCRTWPFLAGATRGAKRPGLFPSTALLFILLLPWLGACSKGEWEDVTLDLGYKGKARTDPFLAAQQLLEEYGHETERKPSFKELPEAEGVVFVSGESGMPEARATQLLDWVADGGHAVYFLAGCAPYNDWSYFDGMSTFGYAGNEDRADPMLEKLGIEVKAEMEEEDLKEMFKNKLLEETRPKKKKKEEAKEAAPEGEKKKIEQPEEVPTTNSMIQLDGESYEVEFPSLHTMALSRELEYGESLSGSLKQATMLDLNYGIGRVTVISHARPFRNRYVDENDHARWLLALVGERAQEVHFITTLQSSFWNLLWNRAWMPLVGLALVTVVWLWLNMPRFGPLRQVQLHDTKHFAEHIGALGQFFYRLKRPDVLLSAAADAVRVKAARRHPYLLQQDDEAMIQFLVEATEMPVERIRSAFMSGGKPAAHEMVRRLQDLQSLKTALG; encoded by the coding sequence ATGAGGCTTGAGGATCTGACGGTGGCCCTGCGGCCACGACAACCCTGGGAGGCGGTGGACCTGGGCTGCACGCTGGTGCGGCGGGACTATGGGCGCATCCTGCTGCTGTGGATGATCACGGTGGTGCCGGTATGGGCGGTGCTGGCGGTGCTGCTGTGGGAGCACCCGCTGTGGTTTGGCAGCATCGTGTGGTGGCTGAAGCCGCTGTATGACCGGCTGCCGCTGTATCACCTGAGCCGGGCGGCCTTTGGCGCGCGGCCGACGCTGAAGGAGACGCTGCGTGCGTGGCCGGGGCTGTGGTCGCGCTTTTTGTTATCCGCGCTGATTTTTCGCAGATTGTCTTTTATCCGCAGCTTTGCCCTGCCGGTGTGGATGCTGGAGGGGCAGCGGGGGAAGGCTGTGGGGAAGAGGCTGACGGCGCTGGCGACGGATGGTGGCAGCAGCGGTGCGATGCTGACGTGGGTTTTCGTGAAACTGGAAATCGCGGTCTGGCTGGGGCTGGGGGTCCTGGTGAGCACTTTTGGCCCGGCATCAGGCCTGCCTGAATGGAATGAATTTTTCCTCAACCCGGAAGCGATGATGGAGACTTCCAAGTCGCAGTTCTGGTTTAGCAACCTTCTGTACCTGGGGGCGGTGACGATGATGGAGCCGTTTTATGTGGGCGGGGGTTTTGGGCTGTACCTGAATTCGCGCATCAAGATCGAGGGCTGGGACATTGAGCTGACTTTTCGTCGGCTGGCGGCGAGGCTGCGGCCAGTGATGACGGCGGTGATCCTGGCGTGCGGGCTGCTGGGTGCGCTGGTGGGGAATGCGCAGGAGGGGGAGCCGAAGGAGGAGGTGAAGACAGCGCTGGAGGAGATCCTGGCGAAACCGGAATTTAAGGAGCATACACGCACGCAGCGGGTGTGGGTGCCGGAGGAAGTGGACCTGGGCGATGGACCGACAATAGGCGCGGGGGCTGGCTATGTGCTGGGGTATTTGTTTTACGGGGTGGTGATCCTGGTGGTGGCGGTGCTGCTCTTCCTGGCGGTGCGGTGGCTGGTGCTGAACCAGCATTTGTTCGGCTTTGCCAGACGGGTGAAGCGGGTGGCGGAACCGGCGGGGCCGCGTGTGGTGATGGGCATGGACATCGCCAGTGAGAGCCTGCCGGATGACATCACGGCGGCGGCGCGGGCGGCCTGGGCGGCGGGCAGGCTGAGGGAGGCGCTGAGCCTGCTGTACCGTGGGGCACTATCCCGACTGGTGGAGCAGCAGCGGCTGCCGATCCGTGACAGTGATACGGAAGATGACTGCCTGATGAAGGTGGCGGACCTGGGGGATGCGCCGGTGACGGAATTCTTCCGCGCGCTGACGATGATCTGGGTGCGCGCGGCGTATGCGGGCGAGGAGGCGAGGGAGGGCGAGTTCGAAAATTTATGCCGTACGTGGCCGTTCCTGGCAGGGGCTACGCGGGGGGCTAAACGGCCGGGTTTATTCCCGAGCACGGCGCTGCTTTTCATCCTGCTGCTGCCGTGGCTGGGGGCGTGCTCCAAGGGGGAGTGGGAGGATGTGACGCTGGATCTGGGCTATAAGGGGAAGGCGCGGACGGACCCATTTTTGGCGGCGCAGCAGCTGCTGGAGGAGTATGGGCATGAGACGGAGAGGAAGCCTTCTTTCAAAGAACTGCCGGAGGCTGAGGGGGTGGTCTTTGTATCGGGTGAATCCGGGATGCCGGAGGCGCGGGCGACGCAGCTCCTGGACTGGGTGGCGGATGGAGGTCATGCGGTGTATTTCCTGGCGGGATGTGCGCCGTACAATGACTGGAGCTATTTTGACGGGATGAGCACTTTTGGTTATGCTGGCAATGAGGACCGGGCGGACCCGATGCTGGAGAAGCTGGGGATCGAGGTGAAAGCGGAGATGGAGGAGGAGGACCTGAAGGAGATGTTCAAGAACAAGCTGCTGGAGGAGACCCGGCCTAAGAAGAAGAAAAAGGAGGAGGCCAAAGAAGCAGCGCCAGAAGGTGAGAAAAAGAAGATCGAGCAGCCGGAGGAGGTGCCGACGACGAACAGCATGATCCAACTGGACGGGGAGAGCTACGAGGTGGAATTCCCCAGCCTGCATACGATGGCCCTATCCCGGGAACTGGAGTATGGGGAGAGCCTGAGCGGGAGCCTGAAGCAGGCGACGATGCTGGACCTGAATTACGGCATCGGCCGGGTGACGGTGATCTCTCATGCGCGGCCTTTTAGAAACCGGTATGTGGATGAGAATGATCACGCGAGATGGCTGCTGGCGCTGGTGGGGGAGAGGGCGCAGGAGGTGCATTTCATCACCACTTTGCAGAGCAGCTTTTGGAATCTGCTGTGGAACCGAGCGTGGATGCCGCTGGTGGGGCTGGCGCTGGTGACGGTGGTGTGGCTGTGGCTGAACATGCCGCGCTTTGGCCCGCTGCGGCAGGTGCAACTGCATGATACGAAGCACTTTGCGGAGCACATCGGTGCGCTGGGGCAGTTTTTCTACCGGCTGAAGAGGCCGGATGTGCTGCTTTCCGCTGCGGCGGATGCGGTGCGCGTGAAGGCTGCGCGGAGGCACCCTTACCTGCTGCAGCAGGATGATGAGGCGATGATCCAGTTTCTGGTGGAGGCGACGGAGATGCCGGTGGAGCGCATCCGGTCAGCTTTCATGAGCGGTGGCAAACCGGCGGCGCATGAGATGGTGCGGCGTTTGCAGGATCTGCAGAGTTTGAAGACGGCGCTGGGGTGA
- a CDS encoding stage II sporulation protein M, producing the protein MSPSQFEKENEQRWQRLDRLLTEVEAGKNNEGVEELPQLFRQACHDLSVAQHRMYGGHLIARLNTLAIDGYRAIERRTSGGGEKMVKMVFTEFPQAVRRERGLFWFCMAMFWLPFLFLAIWSPFDPEWAMSILGPEGMIQMEMMYGKDTSPLDYMREEFGSNFGMFAFYIFNNVGIDLRTFAGGLLGGVGSIVIMVFNGAHLGAATGYVHHACNPETFYSFVAGHSAPELMGVVISGMAGMRLGLSLVKPGVYDRRTALVLGGRKALVLITGAALMTAFAAVIEGFWSANPFPPMVRYVVGGMMWMLTLGYLFLSGRERENEA; encoded by the coding sequence ATGAGCCCGAGCCAATTTGAAAAAGAAAATGAGCAACGCTGGCAGCGGCTGGACAGGCTGCTGACGGAGGTGGAGGCGGGTAAGAATAATGAGGGGGTGGAGGAACTGCCGCAGCTTTTCCGCCAGGCGTGCCATGACCTGAGCGTGGCCCAGCACCGGATGTATGGGGGGCACCTGATCGCGCGGCTGAATACGCTGGCTATTGATGGCTACAGGGCGATCGAGCGGCGGACGAGTGGCGGGGGGGAGAAGATGGTGAAGATGGTTTTCACGGAGTTTCCCCAGGCGGTGCGGCGGGAGCGGGGGCTGTTTTGGTTTTGCATGGCGATGTTTTGGCTGCCGTTTTTGTTTCTGGCGATCTGGTCGCCGTTTGACCCGGAGTGGGCGATGTCCATCCTGGGGCCGGAGGGGATGATCCAGATGGAAATGATGTATGGGAAGGATACCTCGCCGCTGGATTATATGCGGGAGGAGTTCGGATCGAACTTTGGGATGTTCGCTTTTTATATCTTTAACAATGTGGGGATCGACCTGCGGACTTTTGCGGGGGGGCTGCTGGGCGGGGTGGGGTCCATTGTGATCATGGTTTTCAATGGGGCGCATCTGGGTGCGGCGACGGGGTATGTGCACCATGCGTGCAATCCGGAGACGTTTTATTCCTTTGTGGCGGGGCATTCGGCACCGGAGCTGATGGGGGTGGTGATCTCCGGCATGGCGGGGATGCGGCTGGGGCTGTCCCTGGTGAAGCCGGGGGTGTATGACCGGAGGACGGCGCTGGTGCTGGGGGGGAGGAAGGCGCTGGTGCTGATCACGGGGGCGGCGCTGATGACGGCGTTTGCGGCGGTGATCGAGGGGTTTTGGTCGGCGAATCCTTTTCCACCGATGGTGCGCTATGTGGTGGGGGGAATGATGTGGATGCTGACGCTGGGGTATCTTTTTCTGAGCGGGAGGGAGCGGGAAAATGAGGCTTGA
- a CDS encoding RDD family protein, protein MAALPPADTLQPVELADGVEIHLRVAGPGPRSVAWLVDLIIFILTLIAIIIVLGVLTSSLGDKTVQGILLLCMFVLGWFYNVFFEMGKRAATPGQRMMKLKVASVSGAPVRLPQSIIRNLLRVIDFMPGFYLFGLTCCLFTQRFQRLGDLVADTVVVYAEPVLVKKATHAVNALPLPPPVPLSRVEQAALLQFLERAPQWSDARKTELTDLLEPLTGETGIAGLRQACGMGLWIQKGGQE, encoded by the coding sequence ATGGCTGCTCTTCCCCCCGCTGATACTCTCCAACCTGTGGAACTCGCTGATGGCGTGGAGATCCATCTGCGGGTGGCTGGCCCGGGGCCGCGCAGTGTGGCGTGGCTGGTGGATCTGATCATTTTTATCCTGACCCTCATCGCCATCATCATTGTGCTGGGGGTGCTGACCTCCAGCCTGGGGGATAAGACGGTGCAGGGCATCCTGCTGCTGTGCATGTTTGTGCTGGGGTGGTTTTACAATGTGTTTTTCGAGATGGGGAAACGGGCGGCGACGCCGGGGCAGCGGATGATGAAGCTGAAGGTGGCGAGTGTGTCCGGTGCGCCGGTGCGGCTGCCGCAATCCATCATCCGCAATCTGCTAAGGGTGATCGATTTTATGCCGGGGTTTTACCTTTTCGGGCTGACGTGCTGCCTGTTTACGCAGCGCTTCCAGCGGCTGGGGGATCTGGTGGCGGATACGGTGGTGGTGTATGCGGAGCCAGTGCTGGTGAAAAAGGCGACGCATGCGGTGAATGCACTGCCGCTACCGCCGCCGGTGCCGCTGTCCCGTGTGGAGCAGGCGGCGCTGCTGCAATTTCTGGAGCGGGCACCGCAATGGTCTGATGCACGCAAGACGGAACTGACGGATCTGCTGGAGCCGCTGACGGGGGAGACGGGGATCGCGGGCCTGAGGCAGGCCTGCGGGATGGGCCTGTGGATCCAGAAGGGTGGGCAAGAATAA
- a CDS encoding PH domain-containing protein — MRYRLHEHPAFPGLLSKEDLFLLVERGSLARGDLCADTVTGRDHTVGDVIGEMREARARAGARIDRPMFREIRADDPGEVEEELPGDDEAEEEGLLDPEVYTPAGELILHRSHPSWLGAGKALFLVMLLWITTGMLMRVEPDYAPLSAMLGMGVLVAVWVARATRVYLVTEERVEVVWGILGKSSKEVRICDIRSIDVYESGLKGLLGLGTVDFSSAANAGIEVQFRDIRGAHAVKELVRQLQRGTGRSEGGGL; from the coding sequence ATGCGTTATCGTTTGCACGAACATCCGGCGTTTCCGGGGCTGCTTTCTAAGGAGGATTTGTTTCTTCTGGTGGAGAGGGGGTCGCTGGCGCGGGGGGATCTGTGCGCGGATACGGTGACGGGGCGGGATCATACGGTGGGGGATGTGATCGGGGAGATGCGGGAGGCGCGGGCACGGGCGGGGGCGAGGATCGACCGGCCGATGTTTCGGGAGATCCGGGCGGATGATCCGGGGGAGGTGGAGGAGGAACTGCCAGGTGATGATGAGGCTGAGGAGGAGGGGCTGCTGGACCCGGAGGTGTATACCCCTGCGGGGGAGCTGATCCTGCACCGGTCCCACCCTTCGTGGTTGGGGGCGGGGAAGGCGCTGTTTCTGGTGATGCTGCTGTGGATCACCACAGGGATGCTGATGAGGGTGGAGCCTGATTATGCGCCGCTTTCCGCGATGCTGGGGATGGGGGTGCTGGTGGCGGTGTGGGTGGCGCGGGCGACGCGGGTGTATCTGGTGACGGAGGAGCGGGTGGAGGTGGTATGGGGGATTTTGGGGAAGAGCTCGAAGGAGGTGAGGATCTGTGATATCCGCAGCATCGATGTGTATGAGAGCGGGCTGAAGGGGTTGCTGGGCCTGGGCACGGTGGATTTTTCTTCGGCGGCGAATGCGGGGATCGAGGTACAGTTTCGCGATATCCGGGGGGCGCATGCGGTGAAGGAGCTGGTGAGGCAGTTGCAGCGGGGGACGGGGAGGTCGGAGGGAGGAGGGCTGTAG